In the genome of Pseudomonas sp. HS6, one region contains:
- the xdhC gene encoding xanthine dehydrogenase accessory protein XdhC, whose protein sequence is MYNWIDALADLQNQGEPCVLVTIIEELGSTPRNAGSKMVVSARQTFDTIGGGHLEYKAMQIAREMLASGKQDTHLERFSLGASLGQCCGGATVLLFEPMGQVQAQIAVFGAGHVGRALVPLLASLPCRVRWIDSREEEFPEQIPHGVRKIVAEEPVDEIDDLPAGSYCIVMTHNHQLDLELTAAILKRNDFTWFGLIGSKTKRAKFEHRLRDRGFDASVVQRMRCPMGIGEVKGKLPVEIAISIAGEIIATYNANFGQHTASAEPIAKLLPVSRRSQAATLKASN, encoded by the coding sequence ATGTACAACTGGATCGACGCCCTCGCCGACCTGCAGAACCAGGGCGAACCCTGCGTTCTGGTGACGATCATCGAAGAGCTCGGCTCGACGCCGCGCAATGCCGGCTCGAAAATGGTCGTCAGCGCCCGCCAGACGTTCGACACCATTGGTGGCGGGCACCTGGAATACAAAGCCATGCAGATCGCCCGCGAGATGCTCGCCAGCGGCAAGCAGGACACCCATCTGGAGCGTTTCAGCCTCGGCGCCAGTCTCGGCCAGTGCTGCGGCGGCGCCACGGTGCTGTTGTTCGAACCGATGGGCCAGGTGCAGGCGCAGATTGCGGTGTTCGGCGCCGGTCATGTCGGCCGCGCGCTGGTACCCTTGCTCGCCAGCCTGCCGTGCCGGGTGCGCTGGATCGATTCCCGGGAAGAGGAATTTCCCGAACAGATTCCCCACGGTGTGCGCAAGATCGTCGCCGAGGAACCGGTGGATGAAATCGACGACCTGCCCGCCGGCAGCTATTGCATCGTCATGACTCACAATCATCAGCTGGATCTGGAACTCACCGCCGCGATCCTCAAGCGCAACGACTTCACCTGGTTCGGCCTGATCGGCTCGAAGACCAAACGGGCCAAGTTCGAACACCGCTTGCGTGACCGAGGCTTCGACGCCAGCGTCGTGCAACGCATGCGCTGCCCGATGGGCATCGGCGAAGTCAAAGGCAAATTGCCTGTGGAAATCGCCATCTCCATCGCCGGCGAAATCATCGCCACCTATAACGCCAATTTCGGCCAGCACACCGCCAGCGCCGAACCGATTGCCAAACTGCTGCCGGTTTCCCGCCGCAGTCAGGCCGCCACACTCAAAGCCTCAAACTGA
- the xdhA gene encoding xanthine dehydrogenase small subunit: MIQFLLNQELRSEHALDPNLTVLNYLREHVGKSGTKEGCASGDCGACTVVVGELQTDDDGREHIRYRSLNSCLTFVSSLHGKQLISVEDLKHQGELHSVQKAMVECHGSQCGFCTPGFVMSLFALQKNSDAPDHAKAHEALAGNLCRCTGYRPILAAAEQSCCGKQPDQFDAREAETIARLKAIAPTSIGELNSGDKRCLVPLTVADLADLYDAYPQARLLAGGTDLALEVTQFHRTLPVMIYVGNVAEMKRIETFEDRIEIGAATALSDCYEALNAEYPDFGELLHRFASLQIRNQGTLGGNIGNASPIGDSPPLLIALGAQIVLCKGETRRTLNLDDYFIDYKVTARQESEFIEKIIVPRASAEQLFRAYKVSKRLDDDISAVCAAFNLRVENGVITDARMAFGGMAAIPKRAAHCEAALIGQPFNNAVVERACAALAEDFTPLSDFRASKEYRLLSAQNLLRKYFIELQTPHIETRVTAYV; encoded by the coding sequence GTGATCCAGTTTTTACTCAACCAGGAACTCCGTAGCGAGCACGCCCTGGACCCGAACCTGACTGTGCTCAACTACCTGCGCGAACACGTGGGCAAATCCGGCACCAAAGAAGGCTGCGCCAGCGGTGACTGCGGCGCCTGTACGGTGGTGGTCGGCGAGTTGCAGACGGATGATGATGGCCGCGAACACATTCGCTATCGTAGCCTCAACTCGTGCCTGACGTTTGTTTCGTCGCTGCACGGCAAGCAATTGATCAGCGTCGAAGACCTCAAGCACCAGGGCGAACTGCACAGCGTGCAGAAAGCCATGGTCGAGTGTCACGGTTCGCAGTGCGGTTTCTGCACCCCCGGGTTCGTCATGTCGCTGTTCGCCCTGCAAAAGAACAGCGATGCACCGGATCATGCCAAGGCCCACGAAGCGCTGGCCGGCAACCTCTGCCGCTGCACCGGCTACCGACCTATCCTGGCTGCCGCCGAGCAATCCTGCTGCGGCAAGCAGCCGGACCAGTTCGACGCCCGTGAAGCGGAAACCATCGCCCGCCTCAAAGCCATTGCCCCGACATCGATCGGCGAACTGAACAGCGGCGACAAACGCTGCCTGGTGCCGCTGACCGTGGCCGACCTGGCCGATCTCTACGACGCTTATCCACAAGCACGACTGCTGGCCGGCGGCACCGATCTGGCGCTGGAAGTCACTCAGTTCCACCGCACCCTGCCGGTGATGATCTACGTCGGCAACGTCGCTGAAATGAAGCGCATCGAAACCTTCGAAGACCGTATCGAAATCGGCGCCGCCACCGCCCTCTCCGACTGCTACGAAGCATTGAATGCCGAGTACCCGGACTTCGGCGAGCTGCTGCACCGCTTCGCCTCCCTGCAAATTCGCAATCAGGGCACCCTGGGCGGCAACATCGGCAACGCCTCGCCCATTGGTGACTCGCCACCGCTGCTGATCGCCCTCGGCGCGCAAATCGTGCTGTGCAAGGGCGAAACCCGACGCACGCTGAATCTCGACGACTACTTCATCGATTACAAGGTGACTGCCCGCCAGGAAAGCGAGTTCATCGAGAAGATCATCGTGCCTCGCGCCAGCGCAGAGCAGTTGTTCCGCGCCTACAAGGTGTCCAAGCGACTGGACGACGATATCTCCGCCGTCTGCGCCGCCTTCAACCTGCGTGTGGAAAACGGCGTGATCACGGATGCCCGGATGGCCTTCGGCGGCATGGCCGCCATTCCGAAACGTGCGGCACATTGCGAAGCCGCACTGATTGGCCAACCCTTCAACAACGCTGTCGTCGAACGCGCCTGCGCCGCCCTCGCTGAAGACTTCACGCCGCTCTCGGACTTCCGCGCCAGCAAGGAATATCGCCTGCTCAGCGCGCAGAACCTGCTGCGCAAATACTTCATCGAACTGCAAACACCGCACATCGAGACTCGGGTGACCGCTTATGTCTAA
- a CDS encoding GntR family transcriptional regulator gives MNEQLQPLKKQPRAGKAGRSGTQDDIVYAHIFEAILEQRLAPGTKLSEEALGEIFGVSRTIIRRALSRLAHEGVVLLRPNRGAVVASPSVEEARQVFLARRLVERAITELAVQHATAEQIAELRQMVNDERDSFSRGDRGAGIRLSGEFHLKLAEAAKNAPLISFQRSLVSQTSLIIAQYESGNRSHCSYDEHTQLIDAIEARNGELAVDLMMHHMDHIDSKLNLDEESASDDLHAVFSHLLQTKKPGRPAAKL, from the coding sequence ATGAACGAACAGTTGCAACCCCTCAAGAAACAACCGCGAGCAGGCAAAGCCGGCCGCAGCGGAACCCAGGACGATATCGTCTATGCGCATATCTTCGAGGCCATCCTCGAACAGCGCCTGGCGCCCGGCACAAAGTTGAGCGAAGAAGCGCTGGGGGAAATTTTCGGGGTCAGCCGCACCATCATTCGCCGCGCGCTCTCGCGCCTGGCCCATGAAGGTGTGGTGCTGTTGCGGCCAAACCGTGGCGCGGTGGTGGCGAGCCCGAGTGTCGAAGAGGCGCGTCAGGTATTCCTCGCCCGGCGTCTGGTGGAGCGCGCGATCACTGAACTGGCGGTGCAGCACGCCACGGCCGAGCAGATCGCCGAATTGCGCCAGATGGTCAATGACGAGCGTGACAGCTTCTCCCGTGGCGATCGCGGCGCCGGCATCCGTCTCTCGGGCGAGTTCCACCTGAAACTGGCCGAAGCGGCGAAGAACGCTCCGTTGATCAGCTTCCAGCGCAGCCTGGTTTCGCAGACGTCGTTGATCATTGCGCAATATGAAAGCGGCAACCGTTCGCACTGTTCCTACGACGAACACACCCAGTTGATCGACGCCATCGAAGCGCGCAACGGCGAGCTGGCGGTGGACCTGATGATGCATCACATGGATCACATCGACAGCAAGCTCAACCTCGACGAGGAAAGCGCGTCCGACGATCTGCATGCGGTGTTCTCGCATCTGTTGCAGACCAAGAAGCCGGGGCGTCCGGCGGCCAAGCTCTAA
- a CDS encoding benzoate/H(+) symporter BenE family transporter, with product MNDATHTQLRPFADTSPSAIVAGFIAMMTGYTSSLVLMFQAGQAAGLTSGQISSWIWAISIGMAVCSIGLSLRYRTPITIAWSTPGAALLITSLGGVTYGEAIGAYITCAVLVTICGLTGSFERLVKKIPASLAAALLAGILFKIGSEIFVAAQHRTGLVLGMFFTYLLVKRLTPRYAVLAALLIGTALSGFMGLLDFSGFHLEVATPVWTTPHFSLAATISIGIPLFVVAMTSQNMPGIAVLRADGYNVPASPLITTTGIASLLLAPFGSHGINLAAISAAICTGPHAHEDRNKRYTAAVWCGIFYGIAGVFGATLAALFAALPKELVLSIAALALFGSIINGLSIAMTEVKEREAALITFMVTASGLTLFSIGSAFWGIVAGVLTLLILNWRKA from the coding sequence ATGAACGACGCCACACACACTCAGCTGCGTCCCTTCGCGGACACATCGCCCTCCGCCATCGTCGCCGGATTCATCGCGATGATGACCGGCTACACCAGTTCGCTGGTGCTGATGTTTCAGGCCGGGCAGGCAGCAGGCCTCACCAGCGGGCAGATTTCCTCATGGATCTGGGCAATTTCCATTGGCATGGCGGTGTGTTCAATCGGCCTGTCCCTGCGCTATCGCACGCCGATCACGATTGCCTGGTCGACGCCCGGCGCAGCCTTGCTCATCACCAGTCTTGGCGGCGTCACCTACGGCGAAGCGATCGGTGCCTACATTACCTGTGCGGTGCTGGTGACGATCTGCGGCCTGACCGGCAGCTTCGAACGGCTGGTGAAAAAGATCCCGGCCTCCCTCGCCGCCGCGTTGCTGGCGGGGATTCTGTTCAAGATCGGCAGCGAAATCTTCGTCGCAGCGCAGCATCGCACCGGGCTGGTGCTGGGGATGTTCTTCACTTATCTGCTGGTCAAACGCCTGACGCCGCGCTATGCGGTACTCGCCGCGCTGCTGATCGGCACCGCGCTATCGGGCTTCATGGGGCTGCTGGACTTCAGCGGCTTTCATCTGGAAGTGGCGACGCCGGTCTGGACCACACCGCACTTTTCCTTGGCCGCGACCATCAGCATCGGCATTCCGCTGTTCGTGGTGGCGATGACCTCGCAGAACATGCCCGGTATCGCGGTGCTGCGGGCCGACGGCTACAACGTCCCGGCCTCGCCCTTGATCACCACCACCGGCATCGCGTCGCTGCTACTGGCGCCGTTCGGTTCCCACGGCATCAACCTCGCAGCGATCAGCGCCGCGATCTGCACCGGGCCCCATGCCCATGAGGATCGCAACAAGCGTTACACCGCAGCGGTGTGGTGCGGGATTTTCTACGGGATTGCCGGCGTATTCGGCGCCACGCTGGCGGCGCTGTTTGCCGCGCTACCCAAGGAACTGGTGCTGTCAATTGCCGCGCTGGCGCTGTTCGGTTCGATCATCAACGGCTTGAGCATCGCCATGACCGAGGTGAAGGAACGGGAAGCGGCGCTGATCACCTTCATGGTCACGGCGTCGGGGCTGACGCTGTTTTCCATCGGCTCGGCCTTCTGGGGGATTGTCGCGGGGGTGCTGACCTTGCTGATCCTCAACTGGCGCAAGGCTTGA
- the guaD gene encoding guanine deaminase, which yields MPLTRKAYRAAILHSIADPAEVGIEASYEYFEDGLLVVDDGKISALGHASELLPTLPADIEIVHHKDALITPGFIDTHIHLPQTGMVGAYGEQLLDWLNTYTFPCESQFADKAHADEVADIFIKELLRNGTTTALVFGSVHPQSVNSFFEAAEKLDLRMIAGKVMMDRNAPDYLTDTPESSYVDSKALIERWHGKGRLHYAVTPRFAPTSTPEQLTLAGQLLGEYPDLYMQTHISENLKEVEWVKELFPERKGYLDVYDHYQLLGERSVFAHGVHLCDDECARLAETGSAIAFCPTSNFFLGSGLFNLPMAEKHKLNVGLGTDVGGGTSFSLLQTLNEAYKVMQLQGARLSPFKSLYLATLGGARALRLEDKIGNLQPGSDADFLVLDYNATPLLSYRLKQANNIAETLFVLMTLGDDRTVAQTYAAGALVHQR from the coding sequence ATGCCTCTGACTCGCAAAGCCTACCGCGCCGCCATCCTGCACAGCATTGCCGACCCTGCCGAGGTCGGCATCGAGGCCTCCTACGAATATTTCGAGGACGGCCTGCTGGTGGTCGATGACGGCAAGATCAGCGCCCTCGGCCACGCCAGCGAACTGCTGCCGACGCTGCCGGCGGATATCGAGATCGTTCATCACAAGGATGCGCTGATCACCCCGGGCTTCATCGACACCCACATTCACCTGCCGCAAACCGGCATGGTCGGCGCCTACGGCGAGCAACTGCTGGACTGGCTGAACACCTACACCTTCCCGTGCGAAAGCCAGTTCGCCGACAAGGCCCACGCCGATGAAGTGGCGGATATCTTCATCAAGGAACTGCTGCGCAATGGCACCACCACCGCGCTGGTGTTCGGCAGCGTGCACCCGCAATCGGTGAACTCGTTCTTCGAGGCCGCCGAGAAGCTGGACCTGCGGATGATCGCCGGCAAGGTGATGATGGACCGCAACGCGCCGGACTACCTGACCGACACCCCGGAATCGAGCTACGTCGACAGCAAGGCGCTGATCGAACGCTGGCACGGCAAGGGTCGTCTGCACTACGCGGTGACCCCGCGCTTCGCCCCGACCAGCACTCCGGAACAGTTGACCCTTGCCGGCCAGTTGCTCGGTGAATACCCGGATCTGTACATGCAGACCCACATCAGCGAAAACCTCAAGGAAGTCGAGTGGGTCAAGGAGCTGTTCCCGGAGCGCAAGGGCTACCTGGATGTCTACGACCACTATCAATTGCTCGGCGAGCGTTCGGTGTTCGCCCACGGCGTGCACCTGTGCGACGACGAATGCGCGCGCCTGGCGGAGACCGGTTCGGCAATCGCGTTCTGCCCGACCTCGAACTTCTTCCTCGGCAGCGGCCTGTTCAACCTGCCGATGGCCGAGAAGCACAAACTGAACGTCGGCCTCGGCACTGACGTCGGCGGCGGCACCAGTTTCTCGCTGCTGCAAACCCTGAACGAAGCCTACAAAGTGATGCAGCTGCAAGGCGCACGCCTGAGCCCGTTCAAGTCGCTGTACCTCGCCACCCTCGGCGGTGCGCGGGCACTGCGCCTGGAAGACAAGATCGGCAACCTGCAACCGGGCTCCGACGCCGACTTCCTGGTGCTGGACTACAACGCCACGCCGCTGCTGAGCTACCGCTTGAAGCAGGCCAACAACATTGCCGAGACGTTGTTTGTGCTGATGACGCTGGGCGATGACCGCACCGTTGCCCAGACTTATGCGGCGGGTGCGCTGGTGCATCAGCGCTGA
- a CDS encoding YggL family protein: MATNRSQRLRKKLCVDEFQELGFELNLGFKEDLSEEAIDAFLEAFIKEAMEKNGLGYVGGDDFGLVCLQKRGSVSEEQRAAVEAWLKTRSELTTTEISPLLDVWYPEKPINAAK; this comes from the coding sequence ATGGCGACTAACCGTTCCCAGCGTCTGCGCAAAAAACTGTGCGTCGATGAATTTCAAGAGCTGGGTTTCGAACTGAACCTGGGCTTCAAAGAAGACCTGTCCGAAGAAGCCATTGACGCTTTCCTCGAAGCATTCATCAAAGAAGCCATGGAAAAGAACGGTCTGGGCTATGTCGGCGGCGACGACTTCGGTCTGGTTTGCCTGCAGAAGCGTGGCTCGGTTTCCGAAGAGCAGCGCGCTGCTGTTGAAGCCTGGCTGAAAACCCGCTCCGAGCTGACCACCACTGAAATCAGCCCGCTGCTGGACGTTTGGTATCCGGAAAAGCCGATCAACGCGGCCAAGTGA
- the xdhB gene encoding xanthine dehydrogenase molybdopterin binding subunit, with the protein MSNHHGVEKTQAELAELFAKDLTSGVGRSVKHDSAAKHVSGEAQYIDDRLEFPNQLHVYARMSDRAHAKIISIDTQPCYAFEGVRIAITHEDVPGLKDIGPLLPGDPLLAIDDVQFVGQPVLAVAAKDLETARKAAMAAIIEYEDLEPVLDVVEALRKRHFVLDSHTHQRGDSANALATAEHRIQGTLHIGGQEHFYLETQISSVMPTEDGGMIVYCSTQNPTEVQKLVAEVLDVSMNKIVVDMRRMGGGFGGKETQAASPACLCAVIAHLTGQPTKMRLPRVEDMLMTGKRHPFYVEYDVGFDSTGRLHGIAMDLAGNCGCSPDLSASIVDRAMFHSDNSYYLGDATINGHRCKTNTASNTAYRGFGGPQGMVAIEEVMDAIARHLNLDPLAVRKANYYGKTERNVTHYYQTVEHNMLEEMTAELEESSQYAERREAIRRYNANSPILKKGLALTPVKFGISFTASFLNQAGALVHVYTDGSIHLNHGGTEMGQGLNTKVAQVVAEVFQVEMDRVQITATNTDKVPNTSPTAASSGADLNGKAAQNAAEIIKQRLVEFAARHFKVSEEDVEFHNGHVRVRDHILTFEALIQLAYFNQVSLSSTGFYKTPKIYYDRSQARGRPFYYFAFGAACCEVIVDTLTGEYKMLRTDILHDVGASLNPAIDIGQVEGGFVQGMGWLTMEELVWNNKGKLMTNGPASYKIPAVADMPLDLRVKLVENRKNPEDTVFHSKAVGEPPFMLGIAAWCAIKDAVASLGDYRHQPKIDAPATPERVLWGCEQMRQLKAVKAVSTEAELAPL; encoded by the coding sequence ATGTCTAACCATCACGGCGTAGAGAAAACTCAAGCTGAACTGGCTGAATTGTTCGCCAAAGACCTGACCTCCGGCGTCGGCCGCAGCGTCAAGCACGACAGCGCCGCCAAGCATGTGTCCGGTGAAGCGCAGTACATCGATGACCGGCTCGAATTCCCGAACCAGTTGCACGTTTATGCACGGATGTCGGACCGCGCCCACGCGAAAATCATCAGCATCGACACCCAGCCCTGCTACGCCTTCGAAGGTGTGCGCATCGCCATCACCCACGAAGACGTGCCGGGCCTGAAAGACATCGGCCCGCTGCTGCCGGGCGATCCGCTGTTGGCCATCGATGACGTGCAGTTTGTCGGTCAACCGGTACTGGCCGTGGCCGCAAAAGATCTGGAAACCGCACGCAAGGCCGCCATGGCCGCGATCATCGAATACGAAGATCTGGAACCGGTGCTGGACGTGGTCGAAGCTCTGCGCAAACGCCACTTCGTGCTCGACAGCCACACTCATCAGCGTGGCGATTCGGCCAACGCCTTGGCTACCGCTGAACATCGCATCCAAGGCACGCTGCACATCGGCGGCCAGGAACACTTCTATCTGGAGACCCAGATCTCCTCGGTGATGCCGACCGAAGACGGCGGCATGATCGTTTATTGCTCGACGCAGAACCCCACCGAAGTGCAGAAACTGGTGGCCGAAGTCCTCGACGTCTCCATGAACAAAATCGTGGTCGATATGCGCCGCATGGGCGGTGGTTTCGGCGGTAAGGAAACCCAGGCCGCCAGCCCGGCGTGCCTGTGTGCGGTGATCGCGCACCTCACCGGCCAGCCGACCAAGATGCGTCTGCCACGGGTCGAAGACATGCTGATGACCGGCAAGCGCCACCCGTTCTACGTCGAGTACGACGTCGGCTTCGACAGCACCGGACGCCTGCACGGCATCGCGATGGATCTGGCCGGCAACTGCGGTTGCTCGCCTGACCTTTCGGCCTCGATTGTCGACCGCGCGATGTTCCACTCGGACAACTCGTACTACCTGGGTGACGCGACCATCAACGGTCACCGCTGCAAGACCAACACCGCGTCGAACACCGCGTACCGTGGTTTCGGCGGCCCGCAAGGGATGGTCGCGATCGAAGAAGTGATGGACGCCATCGCCCGTCACCTGAACCTCGATCCGCTGGCCGTGCGCAAGGCCAACTACTACGGCAAGACCGAGCGCAACGTCACCCATTACTACCAGACCGTCGAGCACAACATGCTCGAGGAAATGACTGCCGAACTGGAAGAAAGCAGCCAGTACGCCGAGCGCCGCGAAGCGATCCGTCGCTACAACGCCAACAGCCCGATCCTGAAAAAAGGCCTGGCGTTGACCCCGGTGAAATTTGGCATTTCCTTCACTGCCAGCTTCCTCAACCAGGCCGGTGCGTTGGTGCACGTCTACACCGACGGCAGCATCCACTTGAACCACGGCGGCACGGAAATGGGCCAAGGCCTGAACACCAAAGTCGCGCAAGTCGTGGCCGAAGTGTTCCAGGTGGAAATGGACCGTGTGCAGATCACCGCGACCAACACCGACAAGGTGCCGAACACCTCGCCGACGGCGGCGTCCAGCGGTGCCGACCTGAACGGTAAAGCCGCGCAGAACGCTGCCGAGATCATCAAGCAGCGCCTCGTTGAATTTGCCGCTCGCCACTTCAAGGTCAGCGAAGAGGATGTGGAATTCCACAACGGACACGTACGGGTTCGTGACCACATCCTGACCTTCGAGGCGTTGATCCAGCTGGCGTATTTCAATCAGGTGTCGCTGTCGAGCACCGGATTCTACAAGACCCCGAAAATCTACTACGACCGCAGCCAGGCCCGTGGCCGGCCGTTCTACTACTTCGCCTTCGGCGCGGCGTGCTGCGAAGTGATCGTCGACACCCTGACCGGCGAGTACAAGATGCTCCGTACCGACATCCTGCACGACGTCGGCGCCTCGCTGAACCCGGCCATCGATATCGGCCAGGTCGAGGGCGGTTTCGTTCAGGGCATGGGCTGGCTGACCATGGAAGAGCTGGTCTGGAACAACAAGGGCAAGCTGATGACCAACGGCCCGGCCAGCTACAAGATCCCGGCCGTGGCGGACATGCCGCTGGACCTGCGGGTGAAACTGGTGGAAAACCGCAAGAACCCGGAAGACACGGTGTTCCATTCCAAGGCTGTCGGTGAGCCGCCGTTCATGCTCGGCATCGCCGCGTGGTGTGCGATCAAGGATGCGGTGGCCAGCCTCGGCGACTACAGGCATCAGCCGAAGATCGACGCGCCGGCGACCCCGGAGCGAGTGTTGTGGGGTTGCGAGCAGATGCGTCAGCTCAAGGCGGTGAAAGCGGTTTCTACTGAAGCCGAGTTGGCTCCGCTTTAA
- the dacB gene encoding D-alanyl-D-alanine carboxypeptidase/D-alanyl-D-alanine-endopeptidase codes for MIKSLRPLLLAGLLLPLALPVSAATINTALTPNVEKALKASKLQPSALSLVMVPLDGPGTPTVYNADVSVNPASTMKLVTTYAALEMLGPNHQWKTEFYTDGDLNSGILNGNLYLKGGGDPKLNMEKLWLLMRDLRANGVTQITGDLVLDRSFFVQPQLPEFNDDGNDENKPFLVKPDSLLVNLKALRFVARNDNGRVLISVEPPIASINIENTVKALNSKQCTGGVRYNPVPQADGSVTVTVAGQLGEGCSSQTYLSLLDHATYTAGAVRAIWKELGGSIQGKDRLAPTPSSAKVLARAFSPDLAEIIRDINKYSNNTMAQQLFLSLGQKFRNDADGDDAKAAQRVVRQWLAKKGITAPHLVMENGSGLSRAERVSAREMAAMLQAAWHSPYAAEYISSLPIAGTDGTMRKRLKTTAMRGEAHVKTGTLNTVRAIAGFSRDVNGNTWAVVAILNDKAPFGASSVLDQVLLDLYKQPRTPQTASVL; via the coding sequence ATGATCAAATCGTTGCGTCCTCTGCTCCTGGCCGGTCTTCTTCTGCCGCTGGCCCTGCCTGTCTCCGCTGCCACCATCAACACCGCCCTGACGCCCAACGTCGAAAAAGCCCTCAAGGCCAGCAAGCTGCAACCCAGCGCCCTGTCGCTGGTGATGGTGCCGCTGGACGGCCCGGGCACGCCGACCGTGTACAACGCCGACGTATCGGTCAACCCGGCCTCGACCATGAAACTGGTCACCACCTACGCGGCGCTGGAAATGCTCGGCCCCAACCATCAGTGGAAAACCGAGTTCTACACCGACGGCGACCTGAACAGCGGCATCCTCAACGGCAACCTCTACCTCAAGGGTGGCGGCGATCCGAAGCTGAACATGGAAAAACTCTGGCTGCTGATGCGCGACCTGCGCGCCAACGGCGTAACCCAGATCACCGGCGACCTGGTGCTGGACCGCAGCTTCTTCGTGCAGCCGCAACTGCCGGAGTTCAACGATGACGGCAACGACGAGAACAAGCCGTTCCTGGTCAAGCCGGACTCGCTGCTGGTCAACCTCAAGGCCCTGCGCTTCGTGGCCCGCAATGACAACGGCCGGGTATTGATCTCGGTCGAACCGCCGATTGCCAGCATCAACATCGAAAACACCGTCAAAGCGCTCAACTCCAAGCAATGCACCGGCGGCGTGCGCTACAACCCGGTGCCGCAGGCCGATGGCAGCGTAACCGTGACCGTTGCCGGCCAGTTGGGCGAAGGCTGCAGCTCGCAGACTTACCTTTCGCTGCTCGACCACGCGACCTACACCGCCGGCGCCGTGCGGGCGATCTGGAAGGAATTGGGTGGCAGCATTCAGGGCAAGGATCGTCTGGCCCCGACACCGAGCAGCGCCAAGGTGCTGGCCCGTGCGTTCTCGCCGGACCTGGCGGAAATCATCCGCGACATCAACAAATACAGTAACAACACCATGGCTCAGCAGCTGTTCCTGAGCCTGGGGCAGAAATTCCGCAACGACGCCGACGGCGATGACGCCAAGGCGGCGCAACGCGTAGTGCGTCAGTGGCTGGCGAAGAAAGGCATCACCGCGCCGCACCTGGTAATGGAGAACGGCTCCGGCCTGTCCCGTGCCGAACGCGTCAGCGCCCGGGAAATGGCTGCCATGCTGCAAGCCGCGTGGCACAGCCCGTATGCCGCCGAGTACATCAGCTCGCTGCCGATCGCCGGCACCGACGGCACCATGCGCAAACGCCTGAAGACCACCGCGATGCGCGGCGAAGCTCACGTCAAGACCGGCACCCTGAATACCGTGCGCGCCATCGCCGGTTTCAGCCGCGACGTCAACGGCAACACCTGGGCGGTGGTGGCGATCCTCAACGACAAGGCACCGTTCGGTGCATCGTCGGTGCTGGATCAGGTATTACTGGATCTCTACAAACAGCCGCGAACGCCGCAGACGGCTTCGGTCCTGTAA